Proteins encoded by one window of Swingsia samuiensis:
- the greB gene encoding transcription elongation factor GreB produces the protein MSEKTPLSYYLSPRGAEVMRAELKELAQKERPRIVEIVSWAASNGDRSENADYQYGKRRLREIDRRLRFLTKRLENAIIVDPASQSMRDQVFFGATVTYVDEEDQEYTVTILGVDESDFARGEVSLISPVARALMRTRVGDEVILHTPKGPVEIEILKIVYPD, from the coding sequence ATGTCTGAGAAAACACCGCTCTCTTATTATCTTTCGCCTCGGGGTGCTGAGGTTATGCGTGCAGAACTGAAGGAGTTGGCACAAAAAGAGCGACCACGGATTGTTGAAATTGTTTCTTGGGCTGCAAGCAATGGAGATCGTTCAGAAAATGCTGACTATCAGTATGGAAAGAGGCGTCTGCGTGAAATAGATCGTCGCTTGCGCTTTTTAACAAAGCGTTTGGAAAATGCCATAATTGTTGATCCTGCATCGCAGAGTATGCGGGATCAGGTCTTCTTTGGTGCAACTGTGACATATGTTGATGAAGAGGATCAGGAATATACCGTAACGATTCTAGGAGTTGATGAATCAGATTTTGCACGAGGCGAAGTAAGTCTGATTTCACCTGTCGCTCGCGCCCTGATGCGGACACGGGTAGGGGATGAGGTGATATTACATACTCCAAAAGGACCAGTGGAGATTGAAATATTGAAGATTGTGTATCCAGATTAA
- a CDS encoding class I SAM-dependent methyltransferase yields the protein MSSTLSPRSALDAEAVKAAYRRWARVYDTVFGGVSGYGRKRAVAAVNGLPGERVLEVGVGTGLALPSYARHKRITGIDLSKDMLERAHQRVLKERLTNVDDLLEMDAEATSFEDNSFDIAVAMFVASVVPHPDRLLAELKRVVRPGGYILFVNHFLATGGVRLAIERAMASASHSLGWHPDFAIEALLPPEDLNRATRIPVPPLGLFTLVTLPHIKDSVG from the coding sequence ATGTCCTCAACCCTATCACCGCGTTCTGCCTTGGATGCGGAGGCTGTTAAAGCAGCTTACCGCCGATGGGCCCGAGTTTACGATACTGTTTTTGGTGGGGTCTCGGGTTATGGGCGCAAGAGAGCTGTCGCTGCCGTGAATGGCTTACCTGGTGAGCGTGTATTAGAAGTGGGAGTGGGAACAGGTCTCGCTCTTCCTTCATATGCGCGCCATAAGCGCATTACCGGGATAGACCTATCCAAAGATATGTTGGAGCGTGCGCATCAACGTGTTTTGAAAGAGCGCCTCACCAACGTAGATGATTTGCTGGAGATGGATGCCGAGGCAACCTCTTTTGAGGATAATAGCTTTGACATCGCTGTTGCCATGTTTGTCGCTTCTGTTGTGCCGCATCCCGATCGGCTTTTAGCTGAATTGAAGCGTGTTGTTCGTCCCGGTGGATATATATTGTTTGTTAATCACTTCTTAGCGACCGGTGGTGTACGTCTAGCGATTGAAAGAGCTATGGCCAGTGCGTCACATTCTTTAGGATGGCACCCAGATTTCGCGATTGAAGCTCTGCTGCCCCCTGAAGATTTAAATCGAGCTACACGTATTCCCGTGCCCCCTTTAGGTCTTTTTACTCTTGTGACATTGCCTCATATTAAGGATAGTGTAGGTTAA
- a CDS encoding aldose 1-epimerase gives MIELKRGKSRLTILPDVGGAIGEWQWDGKDIFLPVSNDALKAQRGVAVGAYPLIPYSNRIANGRFSFEEKAYQLAENMADHPHTIHGNAWEHEWTVAHEGDHFVVLTFDHTPQGQDAEWPFAYRAVLSYQLHESYLDVVIAIENRDRVNQPVGLGYHPFLAAQGKANLKFDAESVWLTTPDGLPTERIPTEGEWSFHHLKDVHARFIDHCFNEFGGHVELQRPDDGVSVSIESAPLFSHLVVFTSPDGPFVAVEPVTNMTDAINHPEVSDRGLHILKPGAQLGGRMRFHIKSL, from the coding sequence ATGATTGAATTAAAGCGTGGGAAAAGCCGTCTTACTATTCTGCCTGACGTTGGAGGAGCCATTGGAGAATGGCAGTGGGATGGCAAAGATATCTTTTTGCCAGTATCGAATGATGCTTTAAAAGCTCAGCGAGGAGTGGCTGTTGGGGCATATCCTTTGATCCCGTACTCTAACCGTATTGCAAATGGTCGCTTTTCTTTTGAAGAAAAAGCATATCAGCTTGCAGAAAATATGGCGGATCATCCTCATACCATTCATGGCAATGCTTGGGAGCACGAATGGACTGTTGCTCATGAAGGGGATCATTTTGTTGTTTTGACATTTGATCACACCCCTCAAGGTCAAGATGCTGAATGGCCTTTTGCTTATCGTGCTGTTTTATCTTACCAATTACATGAGAGTTATCTGGACGTTGTCATTGCAATCGAAAATAGGGATCGTGTTAATCAGCCTGTTGGCTTGGGGTATCATCCCTTTTTGGCAGCACAGGGAAAAGCAAATTTAAAGTTTGATGCAGAATCTGTTTGGCTGACGACGCCAGATGGGTTGCCTACGGAGCGTATTCCTACGGAAGGAGAATGGTCTTTCCATCATTTAAAAGATGTGCATGCACGCTTTATCGATCATTGTTTTAATGAGTTTGGTGGTCATGTAGAGTTACAACGCCCAGATGATGGCGTGAGCGTCTCAATCGAGTCTGCCCCATTATTCTCTCATCTAGTTGTTTTTACATCTCCGGATGGACCTTTTGTTGCTGTTGAGCCTGTAACGAATATGACCGATGCGATTAATCACCCAGAGGTGTCAGATCGTGGATTGCATATTTTAAAACCCGGCGCACAGCTTGGTGGGCGCATGCGTTTTCATATTAAGAGCCTTTAA
- a CDS encoding heme-copper oxidase family protein, with protein MINQAFTTRNVIPARRIGVSFILLALFAGLLGGALAFLKLPTESTAGQVFCHGILMTFYVMCPAVLGGFWNFFLSDELKVKHSTLPVATVAGLCFLSAGIVLLPLQPVLGVLCWSVGILCVALDVITTFLEGRSVSFKNISPFAWSVLATASGAIIIASALAALVTRLVVDESSVSKVYTLAHILYLPEQALMITPALGLVCHVLLAKTNKTSALSFRIASYIFGIIAVIGPLCWLDSLFGAFPLVLEKYLFLLTQLIPVSFLVLAVCWDAWNTRRELTGVTLWAVASLILFGISWVTEFLYSGSFVEHTAASFGGVMALCCGLYAWIQKLYPSGFPSTLCRIHAGLTFFGALCSLLPSLMIMGEGMMGVSLLTFGLLGLSLVKAAEQSRVRI; from the coding sequence ATGATCAATCAGGCATTTACAACACGGAACGTTATTCCAGCCAGAAGGATAGGGGTCTCTTTTATTCTTCTTGCTTTGTTTGCCGGCCTTTTAGGGGGAGCACTCGCTTTTCTTAAACTGCCGACAGAGTCCACCGCAGGGCAAGTTTTTTGCCATGGAATTTTAATGACTTTTTATGTCATGTGCCCTGCAGTTTTAGGTGGCTTTTGGAATTTTTTTCTTTCTGATGAATTAAAAGTCAAGCATTCGACTTTACCAGTCGCAACGGTTGCCGGCTTATGCTTTTTGTCCGCCGGGATCGTTTTGTTACCCCTTCAGCCTGTTTTGGGGGTATTGTGTTGGTCTGTTGGTATTTTATGCGTTGCTTTAGATGTTATTACGACCTTCTTAGAAGGAAGGTCTGTTTCTTTTAAAAATATTTCGCCTTTCGCATGGTCTGTTCTAGCAACAGCATCGGGTGCAATTATTATAGCTTCGGCTCTTGCTGCTCTTGTGACACGCTTAGTTGTGGATGAGAGTTCGGTCAGCAAAGTATATACACTCGCACATATTCTTTATCTTCCAGAACAGGCTTTGATGATCACCCCAGCGCTCGGGTTGGTCTGTCATGTTTTGTTGGCGAAAACGAACAAAACATCCGCACTTTCATTTAGAATTGCGTCATATATTTTCGGTATTATTGCCGTTATTGGTCCGTTATGCTGGTTAGATAGTTTGTTTGGTGCGTTTCCATTAGTGCTGGAAAAGTATTTGTTTCTGCTTACACAGCTAATTCCGGTCTCATTTCTAGTGCTGGCTGTATGTTGGGATGCTTGGAACACACGCCGTGAACTCACGGGTGTAACCTTATGGGCTGTAGCTAGTCTTATTCTTTTTGGGATCAGCTGGGTTACAGAATTTCTTTATTCTGGTTCTTTTGTTGAACATACAGCGGCCTCCTTTGGTGGCGTAATGGCTTTATGCTGTGGTTTATACGCGTGGATACAAAAGCTATATCCATCGGGCTTTCCTTCAACATTATGCCGTATACATGCAGGTTTAACTTTTTTTGGGGCTCTTTGTTCTTTACTCCCCTCGTTAATGATTATGGGAGAAGGAATGATGGGGGTAAGTCTCCTTACGTTTGGATTGCTGGGCCTCTCTTTGGTTAAAGCGGCAGAGCAAAGCCGAGTAAGAATATGA
- a CDS encoding ABC1 kinase family protein gives MARDLDNIGFMGELRRMARTSGAVGGIAARMAGNRLGIKTDKAVHAEELKAALGGLKGPLMKAAQLLSTIPGALPDEYADELAHLQSNAPPMGWSFVRRRMMAELGRDWEKHFESFSHDAVAAASLGQVHRGRLKDGREVACKLQYPDMQGAVDSDLRQFRAVLSLYKHFETTIRQDDVYLELSDRLREELDYRREASHLRLYGNMLAHIPEVTVPKPIEDYSTGRLLTMDWQTGRDMKTILGQDLPLEERNKMAKALFKAWYTPVYQYGVIHGDPHMGNFTVRDDYGLNLLDFGAVRIFSPQFVEGVIDLYNALINNDEDLAFHAYSKWGFKGISRETAQVLNEWARFFYRPLMTDNVWSMDESNSQIEARQVLERVYEGLKRTGGIKIPREFILMDRSAIGLGSAFLRLGARLNWHELFQELIEGFNVDVLAARQQEALRKAQVPVPLSSK, from the coding sequence ATGGCGCGCGATCTCGATAATATCGGTTTTATGGGTGAATTACGGCGAATGGCCCGGACATCGGGTGCTGTTGGCGGGATCGCAGCTCGTATGGCCGGTAATCGGCTAGGGATAAAGACAGATAAGGCCGTTCATGCGGAAGAGTTGAAGGCTGCATTAGGGGGGTTAAAAGGCCCTTTAATGAAAGCGGCTCAGCTTTTATCCACCATTCCAGGTGCCTTGCCGGATGAATATGCAGATGAGCTTGCACATTTGCAGTCTAACGCGCCGCCTATGGGATGGAGCTTTGTTCGGCGTCGGATGATGGCGGAGCTTGGTAGAGATTGGGAAAAACATTTTGAAAGTTTTTCTCATGATGCTGTTGCCGCAGCATCATTAGGGCAGGTGCACCGCGGGCGGTTAAAAGATGGACGGGAAGTGGCCTGCAAGCTTCAATATCCCGACATGCAAGGCGCGGTTGATTCTGATCTGCGTCAGTTCAGAGCTGTTTTGAGTTTATATAAGCATTTTGAAACGACTATTCGTCAGGATGACGTATATTTGGAATTGTCTGACCGTTTGCGAGAGGAGTTGGACTATCGACGGGAGGCATCGCACTTACGTTTATACGGGAATATGCTTGCGCATATACCAGAAGTAACGGTTCCAAAGCCAATTGAAGATTATTCTACAGGTCGCTTGTTAACGATGGATTGGCAAACTGGCCGGGATATGAAAACTATTCTTGGGCAGGATCTTCCGTTGGAAGAACGTAATAAGATGGCAAAGGCGTTATTTAAGGCATGGTATACCCCTGTTTATCAATATGGGGTGATTCATGGTGACCCTCATATGGGGAATTTTACCGTGCGTGATGATTATGGCTTGAATTTACTTGATTTTGGCGCTGTTCGGATCTTCTCTCCTCAATTTGTTGAGGGGGTTATAGATTTGTATAATGCCTTGATAAACAACGATGAAGATTTAGCATTTCATGCGTATAGCAAGTGGGGTTTTAAAGGAATCTCGCGTGAAACGGCACAAGTTTTAAATGAGTGGGCCCGTTTCTTCTACCGTCCGTTGATGACAGATAATGTATGGTCAATGGACGAGAGCAATAGTCAAATTGAGGCACGTCAGGTTCTGGAGCGTGTTTATGAAGGCCTTAAAAGAACGGGTGGAATAAAAATACCACGTGAGTTCATTTTAATGGATCGCTCTGCAATTGGTTTGGGAAGCGCTTTCTTGCGTTTAGGTGCGCGTCTAAACTGGCACGAACTCTTTCAAGAGCTTATTGAAGGTTTTAATGTGGATGTATTAGCGGCTCGCCAGCAAGAAGCTTTGAGAAAGGCGCAAGTTCCTGTGCCGTTGTCATCTAAATGA
- a CDS encoding heme o synthase produces MSDVTPSIPTGLFSILGHERDSSLREWFSLLKPRVISLVVFTGVAGMAVAPQWPSVPIGLITILCICIGAGAAGAINMWYDRDIDAIMKRTNVRPIPAGRVSADSALIYGIILSVLSVVILWLATNALAAGILAFSIFFYGVIYTMWLKRRTPQNIVIGGAAGAFPPMIGWAASMDSMAVLPVSMFAVVFLWTPPHFWSLALYACKDYGNAGIPMLPVVKGARHTRWQILLYTFVLTAVSLTPSFFHETGWFYTATTSVLDLGFILCAIRVLLDQQDAEGVSLTKDKPARFAFRYSLAYLFLLFCGLLIDRVLLS; encoded by the coding sequence ATGAGTGACGTAACACCATCCATTCCAACGGGCCTTTTTTCTATTTTAGGGCATGAACGTGATTCTTCATTAAGAGAGTGGTTTTCTCTTTTAAAGCCCAGAGTAATTTCGCTAGTTGTTTTCACGGGCGTTGCAGGGATGGCTGTGGCGCCTCAATGGCCTTCTGTTCCGATCGGGCTTATTACTATTTTATGTATTTGCATCGGAGCGGGTGCCGCCGGTGCAATTAATATGTGGTATGATCGCGATATTGACGCGATTATGAAGCGCACAAACGTGCGTCCTATTCCAGCTGGGCGTGTGTCGGCTGACAGCGCGCTAATTTATGGAATTATTCTTTCTGTTTTATCGGTTGTTATATTGTGGTTAGCAACCAATGCATTGGCTGCCGGCATTCTCGCATTTTCTATATTCTTTTATGGCGTTATTTATACGATGTGGCTTAAGCGACGGACGCCACAGAATATTGTAATTGGTGGTGCAGCCGGTGCGTTCCCTCCGATGATTGGGTGGGCTGCTTCTATGGATTCCATGGCTGTGTTGCCCGTTTCTATGTTTGCCGTCGTATTTTTGTGGACGCCCCCTCATTTTTGGTCGCTCGCACTTTATGCGTGTAAAGATTATGGCAATGCAGGCATTCCGATGTTGCCGGTTGTGAAAGGAGCGCGGCACACACGGTGGCAAATTCTACTTTATACATTTGTGCTAACTGCTGTATCGTTAACGCCCTCATTCTTTCATGAAACAGGATGGTTTTATACAGCAACAACTAGCGTGTTGGATTTAGGATTTATTCTGTGTGCTATACGCGTTTTGCTTGATCAACAGGACGCTGAAGGAGTGAGTCTCACAAAAGATAAACCAGCTCGTTTTGCTTTTCGTTATTCATTGGCTTATTTGTTTTTATTATTTTGTGGTCTTTTAATTGATCGGGTTTTGCTATCGTGA
- the uvrB gene encoding excinuclease ABC subunit UvrB, translating into MAKKQPAHRNADARPMTAFIPEKQPPKPKTNKFVVKSDYDPAGDQPTAIAELVAGVERAERDQVLLGVTGSGKTFTMAKVIEKTQKPTLILAPNKTLAAQLYGEMKQFFPDNAVEYFVSYYDYYQPEAYVPRSDTYIEKDSQINEQIDRMRHAATQALLERNDVIIVSSVSCIYGIGSVETYSKMVVRLEVGGEIDRDKLIKALVELQYRRNDASFERGTFRVRGEQIDIFPVQNEDRAWRVSLFGDEIDQIIEFDPLTGNKTGDLAEISVYANSHYVTPRPTLNQAMIGIKQELKQRLQQFTDEGKLLEAERLSQRTTFDLEMIETTGACKGIENYSRYLSGRGPGDPPPTLFEYLPEDALLIVDESHVTVPQIGGMERGDRARKSVLSDYGFRLPSCIDNRPLSFGEWNAFRPQSVFVSATPGPWEMEQTGGVFAEQIIRPTGLVDPVTDVRPVEGQVDDLLHECRATVAKGGRILVTTLTKRMAEDLTDYLSEAGIKVRYLHSDVDTLERIEIIRDLRLGAFDVLVGINLLREGLDIPECALVAILDADKEGFLRSRTSLIQTIGRAARNVDGRVLLYADKITQSLQFAMDETERRRSKQIAWNEEHGITPQTVRSKIGDALSSIFEQDYVTVSPDDTGGVEQLVGKSLKDTIKDFEKQMRDAAANLDFELAAKLRDEVRRLEAIDMGLEPPPVATSTAGRPGSSGKKPKGPPKPLGPGGGGYDPAKTQRGKRRTKS; encoded by the coding sequence ATGGCAAAAAAACAACCCGCTCACCGTAATGCAGACGCACGGCCTATGACGGCCTTCATTCCGGAGAAACAACCTCCGAAGCCTAAAACGAACAAATTTGTCGTAAAGTCTGATTATGATCCAGCAGGAGATCAGCCAACGGCAATCGCGGAGTTGGTCGCTGGTGTAGAAAGAGCAGAGCGAGATCAGGTTCTGCTCGGGGTCACCGGGTCTGGTAAAACTTTCACAATGGCAAAAGTCATTGAAAAAACCCAAAAGCCGACCTTGATTTTGGCCCCCAATAAAACGCTTGCAGCGCAGCTATATGGAGAAATGAAGCAGTTTTTCCCAGATAATGCTGTGGAATATTTTGTGTCTTACTACGATTATTATCAGCCTGAAGCGTATGTTCCGCGTTCAGACACATATATTGAAAAAGACAGCCAGATTAACGAGCAGATTGACCGGATGCGTCACGCTGCAACGCAGGCTTTGCTTGAGCGGAATGACGTTATCATCGTGTCGTCTGTTTCATGTATATACGGTATTGGGTCTGTTGAAACATATTCAAAGATGGTGGTTCGCCTTGAGGTAGGAGGCGAAATTGATCGTGATAAGCTTATTAAGGCATTAGTTGAACTGCAATATCGGCGTAATGATGCCTCCTTTGAACGGGGAACTTTCCGTGTGCGTGGGGAGCAGATTGATATTTTCCCGGTTCAGAATGAAGACCGCGCATGGCGTGTTTCATTGTTTGGTGATGAAATTGATCAGATCATTGAGTTTGACCCATTAACGGGGAATAAAACAGGGGATCTGGCTGAAATTAGCGTGTATGCGAACTCTCACTATGTGACGCCTAGGCCAACCCTTAATCAGGCAATGATTGGGATTAAGCAGGAGTTAAAACAACGCCTTCAGCAGTTTACCGATGAAGGTAAGTTATTAGAGGCGGAACGGCTTTCTCAACGCACGACGTTTGATTTGGAAATGATTGAAACGACAGGGGCGTGTAAAGGGATTGAGAACTATTCCCGGTATTTATCTGGCCGTGGCCCCGGTGATCCGCCTCCAACCTTGTTTGAATACTTACCAGAAGATGCGCTTTTAATTGTTGATGAAAGCCATGTAACGGTTCCTCAAATTGGAGGGATGGAAAGGGGAGATAGAGCCCGGAAATCAGTCCTGTCTGATTATGGGTTTCGTTTGCCTTCCTGTATTGATAATCGGCCGCTTTCCTTTGGTGAGTGGAATGCATTTCGGCCACAAAGTGTTTTCGTGTCTGCGACCCCCGGTCCATGGGAAATGGAACAAACTGGTGGTGTGTTTGCAGAACAGATTATTCGTCCGACCGGCTTGGTAGATCCTGTAACGGATGTTCGCCCTGTTGAGGGACAGGTAGATGATCTGCTTCATGAATGCCGTGCGACAGTGGCAAAAGGTGGTCGTATTTTGGTTACCACTTTGACCAAAAGAATGGCTGAAGATCTTACAGATTATTTGTCGGAAGCCGGGATTAAGGTCCGTTATCTGCACTCGGACGTCGATACGTTAGAACGTATCGAGATTATTCGGGACCTTCGTTTGGGTGCTTTTGATGTTTTAGTTGGGATTAACCTTCTTCGGGAGGGGCTTGATATTCCAGAATGTGCTCTCGTGGCGATTTTGGATGCAGATAAAGAGGGTTTCTTAAGATCAAGAACGTCTCTTATTCAGACGATTGGGCGTGCGGCTCGAAATGTTGATGGTCGTGTGCTGCTTTATGCGGATAAGATCACTCAAAGCTTGCAATTTGCGATGGATGAAACAGAACGCCGTCGTTCAAAACAAATTGCCTGGAATGAAGAACACGGGATTACACCTCAGACCGTTCGTTCTAAAATTGGTGATGCGCTTTCTTCGATTTTCGAGCAGGATTATGTTACAGTTTCGCCTGATGATACAGGTGGCGTCGAGCAGCTTGTTGGAAAATCGCTCAAAGATACGATCAAAGATTTTGAGAAGCAGATGCGTGATGCCGCTGCTAATTTGGACTTTGAGTTGGCCGCAAAGTTGCGTGATGAAGTAAGGCGTTTGGAAGCGATTGATATGGGGTTAGAGCCTCCTCCGGTTGCAACGTCAACGGCGGGTCGTCCGGGAAGTAGTGGTAAAAAACCCAAAGGCCCTCCTAAACCTCTCGGTCCCGGAGGAGGCGGGTATGATCCTGCAAAAACCCAGCGAGGAAAAAGGCGTACCAAAAGTTAA
- a CDS encoding M3 family oligoendopeptidase, whose amino-acid sequence MDKIKFDANNHSSAMGEGMEVPPRWDLSDLYTSFDDPKIESDFSHLEKASKTFSQEWKGKLHQVDGKALATAFAEYERIEEGLGRIASFSQLGFAAHTTDPAWGRFAQGVQERMTDISAYLLFFSLEINRLDDEQIKGLLSASEMQKWKPYLRDLRVFRPYQLSDEVEQVLMDKSVTGRSAWNRLFDETMASLTVTLEDQVKPLGEAFNMLTSSDRDKRKAAAEQISKVLQENSRLLTMITNTLAKDKAIGDKLRGYPRPMSSRNRANMVEDEVVDALVAAVDEAYPRLAHRYYKLKAKWLGLDKLEHWDRNAPLPGVPDTVLSWDQGKEIVRNAYTNFDPALGKLVERFLMHPWIDAAPLPGKSAGAFAHPTVPSAHPFILMNYHGRARDVMTLAHELGHGVHQILAGQKQGYLNSATPLTLAETASVFGEMLTFQSLLDRETDPKKKRHLLASKVEDMLNTVVRQIAFYQFEVRVHEERAKGELSSERIGEIWREVQERSLGEAFHFTPDYDAYWSYIPHFIHSPFYVYAYAFGDCLVNALYGVYQEQPEGFSEKYRTMLEAGGTLRHKELLAPFGLDATKSDFWRKGLDVISGLIDQLEQEG is encoded by the coding sequence ATGGATAAAATAAAGTTTGACGCTAATAACCATTCATCTGCTATGGGCGAGGGTATGGAAGTGCCTCCTCGTTGGGATTTGTCAGATCTTTATACATCATTTGACGATCCAAAGATTGAATCTGATTTTTCTCACCTTGAAAAAGCATCAAAGACGTTCTCACAGGAATGGAAAGGAAAGCTCCATCAAGTCGATGGGAAAGCTTTGGCAACAGCGTTCGCAGAATATGAGCGTATTGAAGAAGGCTTGGGAAGGATTGCCTCTTTCTCTCAGCTAGGCTTTGCAGCGCACACGACAGATCCTGCATGGGGGCGTTTTGCTCAAGGTGTGCAGGAAAGAATGACAGATATCTCAGCATATCTTTTATTTTTCAGTCTTGAAATAAACAGATTGGATGATGAGCAGATCAAAGGGCTTTTATCGGCTTCTGAAATGCAGAAGTGGAAGCCTTATTTAAGGGATTTGCGGGTATTTCGTCCTTATCAACTCTCAGATGAGGTTGAGCAGGTTTTAATGGATAAATCTGTAACAGGGCGTTCTGCTTGGAACAGATTATTTGATGAAACGATGGCATCTTTAACGGTCACTTTAGAAGATCAAGTGAAGCCGTTAGGTGAGGCGTTTAATATGCTGACCAGTTCTGACCGGGATAAGCGTAAAGCGGCGGCAGAACAAATCAGTAAAGTGTTGCAAGAGAATTCACGTCTATTAACGATGATTACCAACACGCTGGCAAAAGATAAGGCGATTGGTGATAAATTACGGGGCTATCCACGCCCGATGAGCAGTCGCAACCGTGCCAATATGGTTGAAGATGAAGTGGTTGATGCGTTGGTGGCCGCTGTTGATGAGGCTTATCCACGTTTGGCTCATCGTTACTATAAGCTGAAGGCAAAATGGCTTGGTCTGGATAAGCTGGAACATTGGGATCGGAATGCACCGCTTCCAGGAGTGCCAGATACGGTTCTTTCTTGGGATCAGGGGAAAGAGATTGTTCGTAATGCCTATACGAACTTTGACCCTGCATTAGGAAAGTTAGTTGAGCGGTTTTTGATGCATCCGTGGATTGATGCAGCGCCTCTTCCGGGAAAATCGGCTGGAGCATTTGCTCATCCAACCGTGCCTTCAGCACACCCATTTATTTTAATGAATTATCATGGACGCGCACGGGATGTGATGACGCTGGCTCATGAGTTAGGGCACGGAGTTCATCAGATTCTTGCGGGGCAAAAGCAAGGGTATCTTAATTCAGCAACGCCGTTAACTCTTGCTGAAACAGCATCTGTTTTTGGAGAAATGCTCACGTTCCAATCTTTATTGGATCGAGAGACGGATCCTAAGAAGAAACGGCATCTGTTGGCCTCTAAAGTTGAGGATATGCTGAATACGGTTGTTCGGCAGATTGCGTTTTATCAGTTTGAAGTGCGCGTCCATGAGGAACGTGCAAAAGGAGAGCTTTCGTCTGAAAGGATTGGAGAAATCTGGCGTGAGGTGCAAGAGCGTAGCTTAGGAGAGGCTTTTCACTTTACTCCAGACTATGATGCTTACTGGTCATATATTCCGCACTTCATTCATTCTCCATTTTATGTGTATGCCTACGCTTTTGGGGACTGTCTGGTAAACGCCTTGTATGGTGTATATCAGGAGCAGCCAGAGGGCTTTTCTGAAAAATATCGGACGATGTTAGAAGCCGGTGGAACATTACGGCATAAAGAGTTATTGGCGCCCTTTGGTTTAGATGCGACGAAATCTGATTTTTGGCGTAAAGGGTTAGATGTTATATCGGGTCTGATTGATCAGCTCGAGCAGGAAGGCTGA
- the gshB gene encoding glutathione synthase — MSQSLCVAVQMDPLEQVNIDADSTFALMLEAQARGHELWVYPVTSLSLDEGGGKQGRVKAHARRVKVKREHGHHASFEKEEILSLGDDTDVVLMRQDPPFDMGYITATHLLEHIHGVGKGRSLVVNDPVSVRNAPEKLLVTHFPQLMPPTLIAWDSRDIDAFRQKHGDIIVKPLYGNGGAGIFRIKPDDGNLKALLEMHFARSREPLMIQRYEAAVRKGDKRIILVDGKAIGAINRVPADGETRSNMHVGGRPEPVDLTERDLEICESIGPYLRDHGLIFTGIDVIGDWLTEINVTSPTGLQELDRFNKINSAGLIWDAIEKRF; from the coding sequence ATGTCTCAATCACTTTGTGTTGCTGTGCAGATGGATCCGCTAGAGCAGGTGAATATCGATGCAGATTCTACTTTTGCTCTTATGCTTGAAGCTCAAGCGCGTGGACATGAGCTTTGGGTATATCCTGTAACCTCTCTGAGTTTGGATGAGGGAGGCGGTAAACAAGGGCGTGTTAAAGCACATGCCCGCCGCGTAAAAGTGAAACGTGAGCATGGACATCACGCATCTTTTGAAAAAGAGGAAATTCTCTCTTTAGGTGATGATACGGACGTTGTGTTGATGCGTCAGGACCCTCCATTTGACATGGGGTATATTACAGCGACCCACCTTTTGGAGCATATTCACGGAGTGGGAAAAGGGCGCTCTTTAGTCGTGAATGATCCTGTTTCGGTTCGGAATGCTCCTGAAAAATTACTTGTAACGCATTTCCCTCAGCTGATGCCTCCGACACTCATTGCGTGGGATTCTCGTGATATTGATGCTTTTCGACAGAAGCATGGGGATATCATCGTAAAGCCACTCTATGGAAATGGTGGGGCAGGTATTTTTCGCATTAAGCCGGATGATGGTAATTTAAAAGCATTGCTGGAAATGCATTTTGCTCGCTCCCGTGAACCATTAATGATTCAACGGTATGAAGCGGCGGTCCGCAAAGGGGATAAACGAATTATTCTGGTGGACGGAAAAGCTATCGGGGCCATTAACCGTGTTCCTGCTGATGGAGAGACTCGCTCCAACATGCATGTTGGAGGGCGTCCTGAGCCAGTTGATTTAACAGAACGTGATCTTGAAATCTGCGAGTCTATCGGACCGTATTTACGTGACCATGGTCTGATTTTCACAGGAATTGATGTGATCGGAGATTGGTTAACAGAAATTAATGTAACATCTCCAACTGGGCTTCAGGAGCTGGATCGTTTTAATAAAATCAACAGTGCAGGTTTAATCTGGGACGCTATTGAGAAGCGTTTTTAG